TGAAATCCCCAGTGAAAAAATCCTGGAAGGGTTATTGGAGGATCTGCAATCAGATATCCTGCGCAACAATATTCTGGAGAAATCTCAACGAATCGATGGTCGGGCGCTGGATCAGATTCGCCCCATTGTTTGCGAGGTTGGCATTTTGCCCCGTGCACATGGTAGTGCGTTGTTTACGCGCGGCGAAACACAGGCGTTGGTCGTGACAACCCTTGGGACCGGGCACGATGAACAAACCATTGACTGCCTAGAGGGTGACTATAAAGAACGGTTTATGTTGCATTATAATTTCCCATCTTATTCCGTTGGTGAAATTGGGCGTATGTCCCCTCCTGGACGTCGTGAAATCGGCCATGGAAAATTGGCATGGCGCGCCATCCATCCGTTGATCCCTGGACGTGACAAGTTCCCCTATACCATGCGAACCGTTTCTGAAATTACGGAATCAAACGGATCATCATCCATGGCAACTGTGTGCGGAGCATCGTTGGCGTTGATGGATGCGGGCATCCCCTTGCAACGGCCAGTCGCTGGAATCGCGATGGGCCTGATCAAGGAAGACGATCGTTTTGCCGTTTTGTCCGATATTTTGGGTGATGAAGATCACTTGGGTGATATGGATTTCAAGGTTGCCGGAACCGACGTTGGTATTACGGCTTTGCAAATGGACATCAAAATCACCAGCATAACACCAGAAATCATGCGTGTTGCATTGGATCAGGCGCGCGCCGGGCGGTTCCATATTTTGCAACAGATGGCTATGGCGTTACAGGCGTCCAGACATCAAGTCAGTGATTATGCCCCACGGATTTCGCATATCAAGATCAATAAGGATAAAATCCGCGAAGTCATTGGTGCTGGCGGCAAAGTGATTCGCGAAATTTGCGAAACAACCGGGGCCAAGATTGATATTGATGATGATGGCAATGTGACTGTATCGGGCATGGATTCGAAATCCATCGATGCCGCCATTGCAACCATTACATCCATTGCCTGTGATCCAGAAATGGGCGGAATCTATACCGGCAAGGTTGTCAAAATCACCGATTTTGGTGCCTTTGTTAACTTTATGGGAAGCCGTGATGGTTTGGTTCACATAAGCGAACTGGCCGCAACCCGCGTTGCCAAGGTTAGCGATATCGTCAATGTCGGCGACCAAGTCCGTGTCAAAGTTGTCGGATTTGATGACCGCGGCAAGATCAAGCTGAGCATGAAGGCATTATTGGTGGGGGCAGAGGGCTAGGCTGAGGCTGCTCTGTTTTTACAATGGATTGATTTCCCATCCCCGGAGGTTAAAGCCCGGGGATGGGATTTTATTGGTTGGATAAATGATTTGAGTTTATGACTGCATTATTTTTTTGTTGCACCATTTTCAATAAATCTTCATGAGTATTTCCCTACTAAGGCCGATAATATCATTTTCAAAAAGGATTAGTGGGTTTCCTGGATGGCCACGCTCCCCTCGTTCGCTCGCCATGCCGTACGTCATTGTGCGAAGAGCGCAGCCCGATGCGGCCATCCAGACTTTAAAATACCAGAGCCGATGCAATCTCGCACAGTTGTCGATGCTCGTCAGGGCTCAGTTTTAATGTCAGATGAATCATTCCATCCTGGTCGTGGCGGCTTAAAATAACCCCATGGCGATAGCACCATGCCAGGACATCCCCTTGGTCGCTGGTGATCTCCACCTGGATAACATCCTTGTCCCGATTCAAGGTTTGCGAAATCATTCCCAGTAGATTCAAAATCCCATCGCCTGTTTTGGCAGAAATGGCGACGCTATTTTTTTGACGGGCTATGCGGTTAATTAGGGTGTCTTTATCCTCCTCCGTTAGCAGGTCAATTTTATTGTAAACATGGATGATCGGTATGGCATCGGGCGCGCCTTCTTGATGAATATCCAAAATGTCATATAACACAGATTCAACATCATGGGACTGAACATCCCGGTCCACATGGGCACTGTCATGGATATGCAGAATCAGATCGGCGGTTCGAACTTCTTCAAGTGTGGCTCTAAACGCTGCAACCAGTTGTGTTGGTAGGTTCGATATAAACCCCACCGTGTCAGAAAAAACAACCTCGCGGCCGCTGGGCAGTTTTGTTGTCCGCATGGTTGGATCCAGTGTTGCGAACAAAAGGTCCTCCGCAAAGACGCTGGATTCCGTTATCAAATTAAACAGCGTCGATTTGCCGGCATTGGTATACCCAACCAACGCAATCACCGGTGTTGAATAGCGTTGGCGTGCCGCGCGATGAAGGCCCCTGGTGCGTTTGATTGTTTCCAGATCTTTTTCCAATTTGAGGATCCGCGTGTCAATCATACGGCGGTCAAGCTCTAGCTGAGATTCCCCCGGTCCCCCGATAAAGCCAAAGCCGCCCCTCTGCCGTTCGAGGTGGGTCCAGGACCGAACCAGCCGGCTGCGCTGATGATTCAGGGCGGCCAGCTCAACCTGCAATCGCCCCTCTGCCGTGCGGGCGCGTTCCCCAAAAATTTCCAGGATCAACCCCGTACGGTCGATGACCTTGCATTGCCAGGCACGTTCCAGGTTGCGTTGTTGGATGGATGATAGATTTGCATCAACAATCACCAATTCTAGGCCCAGATTGTTGATGCTTTGTTTAATGGTGTCGACGTTCCCACGACCCATCAGGGTTGCCGCTGAAACCGCATTGAGATTGATGATTTGCTGGTATAGCACATTCAGGTTGATGGCCTGGGCCAGGCCGACGGCTTCCTCCAGGGATGCTTCCTGGGTCCGCTTGGGGATGGTTTTGTCCTCTGGCTTTCGGATATGGACATGAATCACGCCCGTTGATAAACCATTGGTTGTAGACGGCCTTGATGGTGAGTGTGTCATTGTGTTTGTGTCCAAAAACGGCAACCGAGTTAAAGAAATGCTAGTCCGTTCCAAAGGAGAAGTCAACGCAACCGTACCGTGCAGGTTCACGCAGGGCATCAGAAAAATCAAGCAGAAAAAACTGCTTAAGTTCCACCCTTCTCCGCCAACACAACCAAATTCTTGACAATTTGTTTTGTCCCCCGCAATCGCTGGTCCATACTGGTCCAGTCGCGCATAAAGACTAACTTTTGGTCGGGGCGGATTTTAGAATGCCCGGCCTTGTTGGTTTCTGGACTTTGCAAAAACAAAAGCAAACCCCGGTGATTACGGAATTGATTATTCCGAAAGGTAACCACAACCCCCTTGGGGCCAACATCTAATTTTTCGATCCCAGCACGACGGCAGAAATTTTTAAGCTCGACCACATCGAACAAATTATTAACCTCCGATGGAAGGGGGCCAAATCGATCGATCATCTCGGCGGCAAATTCATCGATTTCACGGCGTGTTTCAAGGTGGGCAATCCGCCGGTACAACGCAAGCCTCAACCCAAGATCGCTGACGTAAACTTCTGGAATTAATACTGACGTGCCAAGATTCAGCTGTGGCGTCCATTCATAATCGATTGACTTGCCGTCAGCCTGATCCGCCTGTTCCGCGCGGGCCATGATGATCGCTTCTTGTAACAAATGTTGATACAGCTCGACACCGACTTCGCGAATATGGCCGGATTGTTCTTCGCCCACGATGTTGCCTGCACCGCGGATATCCATGTCGTGACTGGCCAATTTGAATCCAGCACCCAATGTGTCCAGGCTTTGCATGACCTGCAATCGTTTTTGGGCTGTTGCCGAAATAGCTTGGTCCGCGGGCAATGTTAGGTATGCGTATCCTTGAGTTTTCGATCGCCCAACTCTGCCTCGCAATTGATATAGCTGCGCCAGACCGAATAAATCTGATCTGTGGATAATCAACGTATTCGCCGTTGGAATATCGATACCCGATTCAATGATATTGGTGCTAAGCAGCAAATCATATTCGCGATCATAAAAGGCTGTCATCACGGCCTCTAGCTCCGCCGGGGGCATTTGACCATGTGCCATGATAAAGCGAATTTCCGGAACAATGGTCACCAGTTGTTCCGACAGGGTTTTCAGATCCTCTATCCTTGGGGAAACATAAAATATCTGGCCGCCACGGTGGTATTCACGCAAAATCGCTTCTCGTTGGACAACTGCATCGAATGGCATCACAAACGTACGAACGGCCAACCGGTCAATTGGCGGGGTCGTAATCAGGCTTAGTTCTCGAACGCCGCTTAGCGCTAGCTGCAACGTGCGTGGAATTGGCGTTGCCGTCATTGTTAAAACATGCACATCCGTTTTCAAGGTTTTCAGACGTTCCTTTTGTTTGACGCCAAAGTGCTGTTCCTCGTCAACGATCAATAATCCAAGATCGGTAAATTTAGTTTTGTCCGACAAAATCGCCGATGTTGCAACGATAATATCAACTTTGCCATCGGCCATGTCCTTTCGAATCAGGGTTGCATCCTTGGGTTTGACCAATCTGGAAAGCTGTTCCACTTTGTACGGCAATCCATGGAATCGCTGGCGAAAGGTATGAAAATGCTGGCGACATAACAGCGTCGTTGGAACAATAACCGCCACCTGCTTTCCATTGGCCACACATAAATACGCCGCCCGCAACGCGACCTCTGTTTTGCCAAAACCAACATCCCCGCAAATCAAACGATCCATCGGCTTGCCGGATGCCAAATCATCCAGCGTTTCTTCGATAGCCCGCAGCTGATCCTCAGTTTCCGCATAGGGAAAGCGTGCACAAAAATCATCATATTCCTGCGTCGTTTTTTCCAATATATCAGCATGATGCAACGTTCGTTCTGCCGCCAATCGAATCAGATAATCCGCAACCTCGCGAATGCGTTTTTTGACCTTTGCTTTTCGATGCTGCCATGCGTTTGATCCCAACCGATCCAATTGCACTGACGATGAATCGTTCCCATATCGGGAAATCGCATCGATATTTTCAACGGGCAGAAAAAGTTTGTCCCCACCATCAAACGCGATGCACAGACAATCATGGGCCACACGTTCCACCTGAACTGTTTCCAGCCCCTTGTATTGCCCCACACCATGTTCACGATGGACAATATAATCATTCACGGCGATTTGGCTGGCTTCATCAAAAAACGCGTCTGACTTTCGTTTCTTTTTAAGGGTACGTGCGACCCGATCGCCCAGAATATCCTGTTCGGTTAAGACCAACCAGGCGGGCGTCAAAAAACCATGCTCAAGCGGCATGGTCAGGGAATAAATTGATTTGGTATTGGCGTTAGTCCGTGGAAACGCATTGACCGGCAGGATTCGTTGGATACCCTGATCACGCAGAATCTGTTCCAATCGCCCCCGGGATCCATCCGTATAACTCGTTAAAATAACTGTGCGGTTGGATTGTTGGTGATCCGCGATTGTATCCTTGACCGTATCAAAAAGTTTGTCCCGCTGTGATTGACGAATCGCTGTAAAATCAGGCGCCAGCCGTCCACCATAATCCGTTGCATCGGGCGAAACATAAGGTGATAAAAAAAATCCCCGGGCAGTTAGCGCGCCCCATTCGTCAGTTGTCCAATACAAAAGCTCTGGCAAGATGGGGCGATAGGATCCACCGGCGTTTTTTCCGATCGGCTGAAGACGTGCTCGGTAATAGTCGCGAATGAGGGCTTGTCGGCTTTGAAAAGCTTGCTCGATGGTGTCATCATAAACGGGGACAAAGTCTTCTAGGTAATCCAACAAGGATTCTGTTTCGGGATAAAAAAGCGGCAGCCAATGTTCCATCCCCGCATAGGATCGGCCGGCAGAAATCGCCTCGTAAAGGGGATCGGATTGTGCCTCGAATAATTCCCGATACTGATGGCGAAATTGATTCTGAGACGCTTCGGTCAAAAGAATTTCATGAACGGGTTTTAGATCGATTTTATTAATCGTTCCAATCGTTCGTTGGTCCAGGGGATCAAATTGCCGCAACGTTTCAACCGTATCGCCAAAAAAATCGATTCGCACAGGAAATTCAACCCCTGTCGGAAATAGATCCATCAGGCTGCCGCGAATCGCATAATCCCCCGGTTCATAAACGGATTCTCGGCGGTTATATCCTTTATCGGCAAGATAGGTTAACAATTGGTCACGGCTGACCTTTTGCCCAACCTGAATATCCAATGATTCACCAAGGAATGATAATCGAGGGGGCAAACGCTGAGCCAGGGCAGAAACGCTGGTGATGACGATAGCGGGTTGGTTTTGGTCCAGCAAAGCCGTCAGCGTCGCCAATCGCGCCGTCACAATATCCAGACTTGGCGAAATGCGATCATACGGCAAACAATCCCATGCAGGGAATATCAAAACAGGAATGGTTGGGTCAATGACCGACACTTGTTGTTTGAGGGTTTCCAGGCGATCGTCTGTTGCCGAAACGAAAAGAAGATTTTTTTTATTTTGCTTAAATAGGTTGGCAATAACAAAGGACTGGTATCCTTGGGGAATGCCGCCTAGTATCTGGTTTAAGCTTTCTGGCTTGCCAGCATTTGTCTTTATTTGGGATGATGATTTTAGGCCAAACACCGCTAACGGACCCCTTTCCTTATTCTGTACAAACACCTTAATGGAACGGTAAGATATCAACAAGGGAAATAGGCTGAGGCAGTTCCCTATACCCAATCTAAACAGAAATGTTGAAATTTTATGACAGATAGTCTTTTTCCACGGGTTATTGCCCATCGGGGGATTGTTTCCGGAAATTATGCCGGCAATAGCCATAGAGCAATCGAGGAGGCTTTGAATTCCCCAGTTGAGGGGATAGAGGTCGATGTTCGACTTTCCAAAGACGGCATTCCGTTTATCTTTCATGATGGGTTGCTTGAAAATTCAACCAATGGCACAGGAAGGCCAGAGGATAAAACGTGGCACCAGCTAAAGGAAATCGAATACACGCAGAATCCCGATCATCATTCGACACTTATCTTGTTGGAGGATGTTTTGAAAATGGTAGGTTCCCATAAATTCCTTTTTCTTCATGCAAAGGATAGGGGAGGGTTTGGGCGCCCCCTTGCGCACGGGATTGTTCGTTTGATTGAAAAATATCACTTACAAAAAAGCATCATTATTGAATCGTTTAATCCGTTTTTCTTGAGGGTTGTGCGGCTTAAATCCAAGGATATCACGATTCTGTATGACTTTAAAATAGACACAAAATCAGCACAGGAAGAGGCGCATCCCGATCGAATCCCCTGGGCATTTAAGCAGCCCTTTATTCAAAAACAAATCGTGCGGCTTTTGCGTCCCGATCTTTTGGGTCCCCATTGGGGTATTGGGCATGATCTTTTGGCCCATTTTGTGCGCCATAATTATCCCATGATGTGTTGGACAGTGGATGATAGTGTGGTTGCAGAACGGCTTTTTTCTGCAGGGATCATGGGTGTTAAAAGTGATTGTCCCTTGAAAATAATGGAAATCTTTATCACAAGACACGCCCCATATTAATCATCCGCACAATAAGGATTAAAAAATAGCTATCAATCAAAAGTTCTGCTAAAGATAGAATCACGGACTTTTAAAAAGATACGCTCTGGTTGTCTCGACAGAGACCGTTTGGAACAAATATTAAGGATACTATGGAATTTCAGAAATTAGGGCTGTCACCGTTATTGTGTGAATCAGTCAGGGGCTTTGGATATACGCAACCAACACCGATTCAAGAACAAGCCATTCCATATGTATTGCGTGGACAAGATGTTCTGGGGTGTGCACAAACCGGCACCGGAAAGACAGCCTCTTTTTTATTGCCCCTGATCCAATTATTGTTGGAATCACCAGGCCGGGCACGGTTGTCAAGGGCCGTGATTTTAGAACCGACCCGGGAATTAGCAACCCAAGTATTGGATAATTTTAAAAATTATTGCAAAAATATCCCCCTGTCAGCTGTGCTTTTGGTTGGCGGAGAATCTTTTTCGGATCAAGAAAAAGCCCTGCAACAAGGGGCGGATGTTTTAATTGCAACCCCTGGGCGTTTGTTGGATTTGATTAACCGGGGCAAAATCATGATGATTGGCACAAAATATGCCGTCATTGACGAAGCCGATCGCATGCTGGATATGGGATTTATTCCTGATGTGGATCGTATTTTGGCAGGGCTTTCACCACAACGGCAGACCCTTTTGTTTAGTGCCACGCTTTCCCCGGAAATCAGGAAACTTGCAAACACGTATTTGGTGAATCCACAGGAAATAACCGTGGCGCCGACCGTCCGGACAGCCATAACCATTCAACAGTTTAGCGTTTCTTTGCCCACGAAGCAAAAACCCCAAGCCGTGCAGGCATTGTTAAAAAAGTATGGAAAAGGGATTTCCAGTCTGATTTTTTGCAATCGCAAACGCGATATTTCGATTCTTGTGACCACATTAAAACGGTATGGCTTTAAGGTGGAGGCGCTTCATGGCGACCTGTCACAAAGCACACGTAACCAGGCCTTGGCTAGCCTCAAGCAAAAGGATTTGGATGTCCTGGTTGCCAGTGACGTTGCAGCCAGAGGATTAGATATCGAGGATCTGGATATCGTCATCAATTACGATGTGCCCATTAACGTCGAAGATTATGTGCATCGCATTGGTCGAACAGGGCGCGCCGGCCAACAGGGGCAGGCCTTTACATTGGTTAGCGATCCCGAGAAAAAACAATGGGCCGCGATTGAAACATTTACCCATCAAAAGATTGATGAATATGTGCTGGTTCTGGAGGACGAGGAGCCTAAAAAAGAAAAACGGGGGCCGCAGCCCAAAAAGGAAACCGCTAGAGCAAAAAGCGAAGAACCCGCACTTGTTACGGATGATTCTGCACATTTGCCATCCTCTGATTCTGTGCCTTTTCTACCCTCTAATTCTGCACATTTGTCATCCTCGGGCTCGACCCGAGGATCTCCGAAAAATCGCAAAGACCTTCGGCCGCGGGGGGATGTTGATGTGGCAGAGAAGGCCACCCAAACCGCTGCACCCACCCCCAGAGCTAGAACGCCCTATGTTCGGCACAATACACCATTCGAGGACAGATCAGTTATTGGATTTGGCGAGCATCTTCCTGATTTTATGGCACGGCCTGTCCCGCTGTTAAACTTATCACAAGGGCTGGATTTGCCCCAAGAAGATGAAGATTTATGTGCTCCTCTCGCATGATTTCCTAATACCATTTTCATGAATTATGGATTAGTGTTTCCTGGATGGCCACACTCTCTTCGTTCGTTCGCCATGACGTCATGGCGAGGAGGGCGAAGCCCGACGTGGCCATCCAGGGCCTGAACGATTGATTGATTATTCATGAAAATGGTATAAGTAAAACACACAGATCCTCGGGTCAAGCCCGAGGATGACAAACAGGGTGTTTCCCCGGAAAATCATCTAGAATATACTATATAAACACAAAGGAATTATAAAAAAATGATTTTGCTGATGCGTTCGCTTTTGTTTTATTTTTTAGTTTTTTTATTTGTGACTATTCCTTATTTTTTAATAATTCCGCTTACTTGCATTTTCCCACGTGCATTTACGTTGCGTATTAATAGTTTATGGTGCAAATCGGCCCTGTTTCTTTTGCGATTCTGTATTGGCCTTGGCTATGAAATTCGCGGGCGCGAAAACCTGGACAAGTTATTGGAAAGTGGTCGTTTTATTATTGCCAGCCAGCATCAGTCAGCGTGGGATGCCATGTTCTTCCCATCGGTTTTAAAAACTTATCGGGCCATTATCAAAAAAGCTCTTCTATTCATCCCTGTATTTGGTTGGTATTTTTACAAAGCTGATTTTATCGCAATCGACAGAAGTGCGGGCATCAAGTCCATCAAAAAACTGCTAACTGATGGGAAAAAGTCAATGAAGGAAGGGGTTCCGATTTTCATGTTCCCAGAGGGGACCCGAACTGAATTTGGCGCCGATGTTCCCTATCAGCCGGGTATTGCGGCGCTTTACAAGGGGCTTGATGTGCCGATACTGCCTGTTGCCTTGAATTCGGGGCTATTTTGGAAACGTCGGGGGATTATTAAATATCCCGGGACCGTCATCGTTCATTTCCTGGAACCCATTCAGCCAGGCCTTTCCAAGGAAGTGTTCATGACGACGTTAAAGAATCGCATTAACGAAGGGGCGGCGACGCTTTAAAACGGCATCACCTTGTTCAGGACCTGCTGCCCCCAGGGGAAAGCCTGCATGTCTGTTAGCTCTCCGCGGCCGCCATAGGATATGCGCAGTTCGGAAATTTTTTCCCCTTGGATTGTATTGGATGATGCGATGTCTTCGCGTCTGATGATACCCAGAACCTGAACCTCGCGCACTTCGTTCACCAGGCGGATTTCTTGTCGACCCTGGATCACCATGTTTCCATTGGGCAATATTTGGATAATGCTTGCGGCAACCTTAAAATTCATTTTGTCCGCAACATTGTATTTTGCTGATCCTGTAAGGGATGGGTTGCTGTTAAAATTAAGCCAGTTGGGATTTGCTACGCCTGGCGCGCCTTGTTGTTTTTTGGGAAGCATTTTTAGCGCTTGTGTTTCAAGGCCCAAAGCATTCGTCACGGTCGTGTTGCCAGATGTTGTCCGTTGAATATTCGGGGTCATTTCAATAGATTCTTTTTGATCAATATTAACCAACACAGTCACAATATCGCCGACTTTATTGGCGCGCTGATCTTTAAAAAACGCCCTGGATCCGGTTTCCCATAATGAATTTTGCCCGCGCCCTGGCAACAGTGTTGGCTGCGGCATTGGCATAGAAATCGGCTGGTATCCCG
The sequence above is drawn from the Alphaproteobacteria bacterium genome and encodes:
- the pnp gene encoding polyribonucleotide nucleotidyltransferase, with the protein product MTDFFNTVRQEIDWAGRPLILETGKVARQADGAVMATYGGTTVLCTVVGAKEPKPDIDFFPLSVHYQEKAFAVGRIPGGFFKREGKPSEKEVLTSRLIDRPIRPLFPEGFRNEVQVICTVLSYDQENNADVVAMIGASAALSISGIPFLGPVGIARIGFVDGELVLNPRAIDMSKSSLDLVVAGTEHGVLMVESEAQELSEAAMLEAVVFGHQSFQPVIAMIQDFKKKAGKAEWHVAEVQGLHDAMKKRVSEIAEADLRDAYAMSSKQQRNAGIDAAKARAKEALVAEIPSEKILEGLLEDLQSDILRNNILEKSQRIDGRALDQIRPIVCEVGILPRAHGSALFTRGETQALVVTTLGTGHDEQTIDCLEGDYKERFMLHYNFPSYSVGEIGRMSPPGRREIGHGKLAWRAIHPLIPGRDKFPYTMRTVSEITESNGSSSMATVCGASLALMDAGIPLQRPVAGIAMGLIKEDDRFAVLSDILGDEDHLGDMDFKVAGTDVGITALQMDIKITSITPEIMRVALDQARAGRFHILQQMAMALQASRHQVSDYAPRISHIKINKDKIREVIGAGGKVIREICETTGAKIDIDDDGNVTVSGMDSKSIDAAIATITSIACDPEMGGIYTGKVVKITDFGAFVNFMGSRDGLVHISELAATRVAKVSDIVNVGDQVRVKVVGFDDRGKIKLSMKALLVGAEG
- the hflX gene encoding GTPase HflX is translated as MTHSPSRPSTTNGLSTGVIHVHIRKPEDKTIPKRTQEASLEEAVGLAQAINLNVLYQQIINLNAVSAATLMGRGNVDTIKQSINNLGLELVIVDANLSSIQQRNLERAWQCKVIDRTGLILEIFGERARTAEGRLQVELAALNHQRSRLVRSWTHLERQRGGFGFIGGPGESQLELDRRMIDTRILKLEKDLETIKRTRGLHRAARQRYSTPVIALVGYTNAGKSTLFNLITESSVFAEDLLFATLDPTMRTTKLPSGREVVFSDTVGFISNLPTQLVAAFRATLEEVRTADLILHIHDSAHVDRDVQSHDVESVLYDILDIHQEGAPDAIPIIHVYNKIDLLTEEDKDTLINRIARQKNSVAISAKTGDGILNLLGMISQTLNRDKDVIQVEITSDQGDVLAWCYRHGVILSRHDQDGMIHLTLKLSPDEHRQLCEIASALVF
- the mfd gene encoding transcription-repair coupling factor — protein: MFGLKSSSQIKTNAGKPESLNQILGGIPQGYQSFVIANLFKQNKKNLLFVSATDDRLETLKQQVSVIDPTIPVLIFPAWDCLPYDRISPSLDIVTARLATLTALLDQNQPAIVITSVSALAQRLPPRLSFLGESLDIQVGQKVSRDQLLTYLADKGYNRRESVYEPGDYAIRGSLMDLFPTGVEFPVRIDFFGDTVETLRQFDPLDQRTIGTINKIDLKPVHEILLTEASQNQFRHQYRELFEAQSDPLYEAISAGRSYAGMEHWLPLFYPETESLLDYLEDFVPVYDDTIEQAFQSRQALIRDYYRARLQPIGKNAGGSYRPILPELLYWTTDEWGALTARGFFLSPYVSPDATDYGGRLAPDFTAIRQSQRDKLFDTVKDTIADHQQSNRTVILTSYTDGSRGRLEQILRDQGIQRILPVNAFPRTNANTKSIYSLTMPLEHGFLTPAWLVLTEQDILGDRVARTLKKKRKSDAFFDEASQIAVNDYIVHREHGVGQYKGLETVQVERVAHDCLCIAFDGGDKLFLPVENIDAISRYGNDSSSVQLDRLGSNAWQHRKAKVKKRIREVADYLIRLAAERTLHHADILEKTTQEYDDFCARFPYAETEDQLRAIEETLDDLASGKPMDRLICGDVGFGKTEVALRAAYLCVANGKQVAVIVPTTLLCRQHFHTFRQRFHGLPYKVEQLSRLVKPKDATLIRKDMADGKVDIIVATSAILSDKTKFTDLGLLIVDEEQHFGVKQKERLKTLKTDVHVLTMTATPIPRTLQLALSGVRELSLITTPPIDRLAVRTFVMPFDAVVQREAILREYHRGGQIFYVSPRIEDLKTLSEQLVTIVPEIRFIMAHGQMPPAELEAVMTAFYDREYDLLLSTNIIESGIDIPTANTLIIHRSDLFGLAQLYQLRGRVGRSKTQGYAYLTLPADQAISATAQKRLQVMQSLDTLGAGFKLASHDMDIRGAGNIVGEEQSGHIREVGVELYQHLLQEAIIMARAEQADQADGKSIDYEWTPQLNLGTSVLIPEVYVSDLGLRLALYRRIAHLETRREIDEFAAEMIDRFGPLPSEVNNLFDVVELKNFCRRAGIEKLDVGPKGVVVTFRNNQFRNHRGLLLFLQSPETNKAGHSKIRPDQKLVFMRDWTSMDQRLRGTKQIVKNLVVLAEKGGT
- a CDS encoding glycerophosphodiester phosphodiesterase; the protein is MTDSLFPRVIAHRGIVSGNYAGNSHRAIEEALNSPVEGIEVDVRLSKDGIPFIFHDGLLENSTNGTGRPEDKTWHQLKEIEYTQNPDHHSTLILLEDVLKMVGSHKFLFLHAKDRGGFGRPLAHGIVRLIEKYHLQKSIIIESFNPFFLRVVRLKSKDITILYDFKIDTKSAQEEAHPDRIPWAFKQPFIQKQIVRLLRPDLLGPHWGIGHDLLAHFVRHNYPMMCWTVDDSVVAERLFSAGIMGVKSDCPLKIMEIFITRHAPY
- a CDS encoding DEAD/DEAH box helicase, with product MEFQKLGLSPLLCESVRGFGYTQPTPIQEQAIPYVLRGQDVLGCAQTGTGKTASFLLPLIQLLLESPGRARLSRAVILEPTRELATQVLDNFKNYCKNIPLSAVLLVGGESFSDQEKALQQGADVLIATPGRLLDLINRGKIMMIGTKYAVIDEADRMLDMGFIPDVDRILAGLSPQRQTLLFSATLSPEIRKLANTYLVNPQEITVAPTVRTAITIQQFSVSLPTKQKPQAVQALLKKYGKGISSLIFCNRKRDISILVTTLKRYGFKVEALHGDLSQSTRNQALASLKQKDLDVLVASDVAARGLDIEDLDIVINYDVPINVEDYVHRIGRTGRAGQQGQAFTLVSDPEKKQWAAIETFTHQKIDEYVLVLEDEEPKKEKRGPQPKKETARAKSEEPALVTDDSAHLPSSDSVPFLPSNSAHLSSSGSTRGSPKNRKDLRPRGDVDVAEKATQTAAPTPRARTPYVRHNTPFEDRSVIGFGEHLPDFMARPVPLLNLSQGLDLPQEDEDLCAPLA
- a CDS encoding lysophospholipid acyltransferase family protein, which produces MILLMRSLLFYFLVFLFVTIPYFLIIPLTCIFPRAFTLRINSLWCKSALFLLRFCIGLGYEIRGRENLDKLLESGRFIIASQHQSAWDAMFFPSVLKTYRAIIKKALLFIPVFGWYFYKADFIAIDRSAGIKSIKKLLTDGKKSMKEGVPIFMFPEGTRTEFGADVPYQPGIAALYKGLDVPILPVALNSGLFWKRRGIIKYPGTVIVHFLEPIQPGLSKEVFMTTLKNRINEGAATL
- a CDS encoding flagellar basal body L-ring protein FlgH — its product is MTILLSGCNLAEQLSTVGDPPPLSQIQDPTRVSGYQPISMPMPQPTLLPGRGQNSLWETGSRAFFKDQRANKVGDIVTVLVNIDQKESIEMTPNIQRTTSGNTTVTNALGLETQALKMLPKKQQGAPGVANPNWLNFNSNPSLTGSAKYNVADKMNFKVAASIIQILPNGNMVIQGRQEIRLVNEVREVQVLGIIRREDIASSNTIQGEKISELRISYGGRGELTDMQAFPWGQQVLNKVMPF